The Neisseria yangbaofengii genome contains a region encoding:
- a CDS encoding YdcF family protein yields MPRLFHSRTGLRFYLLRGLALSVLLVSAMFAETVWQVYRMGNQTLPKDFHADAAVVLGAAAWDKRPSPVFRERINHAITLYQSQRVDKIIFTGGTPKKGYMTEAEVGRRYAIKQGIPARHIVFENTSRNTYENLQNIQPLLRPNGIETLVIVSDPYHLARAQAIAKNFGMNAAVSATPTTLYDAGKKRDKFLLQESYALFLYQFESWSDKVWNILTRRS; encoded by the coding sequence ATGCCCCGTTTGTTCCACAGTCGAACCGGCTTGCGCTTCTATTTGTTGCGCGGTCTGGCACTCAGCGTGTTGCTGGTGTCGGCGATGTTTGCCGAGACGGTTTGGCAGGTGTACCGCATGGGCAATCAGACGCTGCCGAAAGATTTCCATGCCGATGCAGCCGTGGTATTGGGCGCGGCGGCGTGGGACAAACGCCCGTCGCCCGTGTTCCGCGAGCGCATTAACCATGCGATTACGCTGTATCAAAGCCAGCGTGTGGATAAAATCATTTTCACCGGCGGCACCCCGAAAAAAGGCTACATGACCGAAGCCGAAGTCGGGCGGCGCTACGCCATCAAACAAGGCATTCCGGCGCGGCACATCGTGTTTGAAAACACGTCGCGCAATACTTATGAAAACCTGCAAAACATCCAACCCTTATTGCGCCCCAACGGCATTGAAACGCTGGTTATCGTGAGTGATCCCTATCATTTGGCGCGCGCGCAGGCCATCGCCAAAAATTTCGGCATGAATGCCGCCGTTTCCGCCACGCCGACCACGCTTTACGATGCCGGTAAAAAGCGCGACAAATTTTTGTTGCAGGAAAGCTATGCGCTGTTTCTCTACCAATTTGAAAGTTGGAGCGACAAAGTCTGGAATATCCTTACCCGCCGAAGCTGA
- the arsC gene encoding arsenate reductase (glutaredoxin) (This arsenate reductase requires both glutathione and glutaredoxin to convert arsenate to arsenite, after which the efflux transporter formed by ArsA and ArsB can extrude the arsenite from the cell, providing resistance.), producing the protein MPSEWILYHNNRCSKSRAALALLESRGIEAETVHYLATPPDLAALTEIFRKLGLDDVRGMMRVKDDLYKELGLNAPDIDNDTLLAAIVRHPALLERPILVGRERAAIGRPLENIEALLA; encoded by the coding sequence ATGCCGTCTGAATGGATTTTGTATCACAACAACCGCTGCAGCAAATCGCGTGCAGCCTTGGCTTTATTGGAATCGCGCGGGATTGAGGCTGAAACGGTGCATTATTTGGCCACGCCGCCGGATTTGGCGGCCTTAACCGAGATTTTCCGCAAACTCGGCTTGGACGATGTACGCGGCATGATGCGCGTAAAAGACGATTTATATAAAGAATTGGGCTTAAACGCGCCCGATATCGACAATGACACGCTGCTTGCCGCCATTGTCAGGCATCCTGCCTTGTTGGAACGCCCGATTTTGGTCGGTCGCGAACGCGCCGCGATTGGCCGCCCATTGGAAAACATCGAAGCCCTATTGGCATAA
- a CDS encoding TlpA disulfide reductase family protein has protein sequence MTLLSANAFAADLQMWNSTAPQSLQNLKAPVRVVNLWATWCGPCRKEMPEMSAWYKAQKKGSVDMVGIALDSTDNIGKFLKTTPVSYPIWRYSGTGSSRFMKSFGNQVGVLPFTVVEAPKCGYKQTITGEVNAKSLTAALKAAQAECK, from the coding sequence ATGACCCTTTTATCTGCCAACGCATTCGCCGCCGATTTGCAAATGTGGAACAGCACCGCGCCGCAATCACTGCAAAACCTGAAAGCACCGGTGCGCGTGGTGAACCTGTGGGCAACGTGGTGCGGCCCGTGCCGTAAGGAAATGCCGGAAATGTCGGCATGGTATAAAGCGCAGAAAAAAGGCAGCGTCGACATGGTCGGCATTGCGCTCGACTCAACCGACAATATCGGCAAATTTTTGAAAACCACGCCGGTGAGCTACCCGATTTGGCGCTACAGCGGCACCGGCAGCAGCCGGTTTATGAAATCGTTCGGCAACCAAGTCGGCGTGTTGCCGTTTACCGTGGTGGAAGCGCCTAAATGCGGTTACAAACAAACCATAACCGGCGAAGTCAACGCCAAAAGCCTGACCGCTGCCTTAAAAGCCGCCCAAGCCGAGTGCAAATAA
- a CDS encoding hemerythrin domain-containing protein, whose protein sequence is MDIFKALIENHDVQRKLCGELDTAKQWETKKKKYKALRLESVAHAVAEERHPYLPPMQYDEGIEIARHAIAEHHEMDELIATLSDGRTGESRWLETAEELIKTVGHHLKEEENDVSEGSRVSAKLKRNFRRCAQSVG, encoded by the coding sequence ATGGATATTTTTAAAGCCTTAATCGAAAACCACGACGTGCAACGCAAGCTGTGCGGTGAATTGGACACAGCCAAGCAGTGGGAAACAAAAAAGAAAAAATACAAAGCCTTGCGACTTGAATCGGTGGCGCATGCGGTGGCGGAAGAGCGTCATCCGTATCTGCCGCCGATGCAATACGATGAAGGCATAGAAATTGCCCGTCACGCCATTGCCGAGCATCACGAAATGGACGAATTAATCGCTACCTTGAGTGATGGGCGCACCGGCGAGAGCCGCTGGCTGGAAACGGCAGAAGAGTTGATCAAAACAGTCGGGCACCATTTGAAGGAAGAAGAAAACGATGTTTCCGAAGGAAGCAGAGTTTCTGCGAAGCTAAAACGAAATTTTCGTCGATGCGCGCAAAGTGTTGGATAA
- the ftsE gene encoding cell division ATP-binding protein FtsE, with product MIRFEQVSKTYPGGFEALKNVSFQINKGEMIFIAGHSGSGKSTILKLISGITKPTEGKVWFNKQDLSELSDNQIGFMRQHIGIVFQDHKILYDRNVLQNVMLPLRIIGYQPVKAEERARIAIEKVGLKGRESDMPVSLSGGEQQRLCIARAVVHQPSLLIADEPSASLDRAYALDIMELFKTFHEAGTTVIVAAHDETLMADYGHRVIRLQKGRLA from the coding sequence ATGATTCGTTTCGAACAAGTTTCCAAAACCTATCCCGGCGGTTTTGAAGCCTTAAAAAACGTCAGCTTTCAAATCAACAAAGGCGAGATGATTTTCATCGCCGGCCATTCCGGATCGGGCAAATCGACTATTTTGAAACTGATTTCGGGCATCACCAAGCCGACCGAAGGCAAAGTGTGGTTCAACAAGCAGGATTTAAGCGAACTGAGCGACAACCAAATCGGCTTTATGCGCCAACACATCGGCATTGTGTTCCAAGACCACAAAATTCTCTATGACCGCAATGTGCTGCAAAACGTGATGCTGCCCTTGCGCATCATCGGCTACCAACCGGTCAAAGCAGAAGAGCGTGCGCGCATTGCGATTGAAAAAGTCGGTTTGAAAGGCCGCGAATCGGATATGCCGGTGTCGCTTTCCGGCGGCGAACAACAGCGTTTGTGCATTGCCCGCGCAGTGGTACACCAGCCGAGCTTACTCATTGCCGACGAACCTTCCGCCAGCCTCGACCGCGCCTACGCGCTCGACATCATGGAATTATTCAAAACTTTCCACGAAGCCGGCACCACCGTGATTGTGGCGGCACACGATGAAACGCTGATGGCAGATTACGGCCACCGCGTCATCCGCCTGCAGAAAGGACGTTTGGCATGA
- the ftsX gene encoding permease-like cell division protein FtsX, with amino-acid sequence MSLIHYVSLHVESARTALKQLIRQPAGTLLTLLMLAIAMTLPLFLYLGVQSGQSILGKLNESPQITVYMETDAAKTDTDTVQNLLQRDTRLDTVRFISKQDGLEELQSNLDQNLVSMLDENPLPDVFIVTPDANSSPAQMQAIYQDLVKLPMVESATMDTEWMHTLYQINDFIHKILWFLAITLGMAFILVAHNTIRLQILSRKEEIEITKLLGAPASFIRRPFLYQAVWQSLFSAAVSLGLCAWLLNTVRPMADSIFKPYGLNIGWRFFNGSEIALVLGFVTALGVFGAWLATTQHLLGFKAKK; translated from the coding sequence ATGAGTTTGATTCATTATGTTTCGCTGCACGTCGAATCGGCGCGCACTGCGTTGAAACAATTAATCCGCCAACCTGCCGGCACTTTGCTGACCCTGCTGATGCTGGCGATTGCCATGACCCTGCCGCTGTTTCTCTATTTGGGTGTGCAAAGCGGCCAGAGCATTTTGGGCAAATTGAACGAATCACCGCAGATTACCGTATACATGGAAACCGATGCGGCCAAAACCGATACGGATACCGTACAAAATCTGCTGCAACGCGATACGCGTTTGGATACCGTGCGTTTCATCAGCAAGCAAGACGGTTTGGAAGAATTGCAATCGAATCTGGATCAGAATTTGGTGTCGATGCTGGATGAAAATCCGCTGCCGGATGTGTTTATCGTTACCCCTGATGCCAACTCTTCTCCGGCGCAAATGCAGGCGATTTATCAGGATTTGGTGAAGCTGCCGATGGTGGAATCGGCGACCATGGATACGGAATGGATGCATACCCTGTATCAAATCAATGATTTTATCCACAAGATTTTGTGGTTTTTGGCGATTACCCTGGGCATGGCGTTTATTTTGGTGGCACACAACACCATCCGCCTGCAAATCTTGAGCCGCAAAGAAGAAATCGAAATCACCAAGCTTCTGGGCGCACCGGCTTCATTTATCCGCCGCCCGTTTCTGTATCAAGCCGTATGGCAGAGTTTATTCTCCGCCGCCGTGAGCTTGGGCTTGTGTGCATGGCTGCTCAATACCGTGCGCCCGATGGCCGATTCGATATTCAAGCCTTACGGCCTGAATATCGGCTGGCGTTTCTTCAACGGCAGCGAAATCGCGCTGGTATTGGGTTTTGTGACTGCGCTGGGCGTATTCGGCGCATGGCTTGCCACCACGCAGCATTTGCTCGGGTTTAAAGCGAAAAAATAA
- a CDS encoding CinA family protein, which translates to MTALQTIAQHLSDHRQTVTSAESCTGGLLSAAFTSISGSSQWFHQSFVTYSNQAKENTLGVMPETLLQHGAVSRETVYEMARGAKAVAQADYALSISGIAGPEGGSKDKPVGTVWFGLVTPVKNIECTALFEGDRESVRRQAVDFALNLLAGHLTANQTA; encoded by the coding sequence ATGACGGCACTTCAAACCATCGCACAACATTTGTCCGACCACCGCCAAACCGTCACCAGCGCGGAATCCTGCACCGGCGGTTTATTGTCGGCCGCATTTACCAGCATTTCCGGCAGCTCGCAGTGGTTTCACCAAAGCTTTGTCACCTACAGCAACCAAGCCAAGGAAAACACTTTAGGCGTAATGCCCGAAACGTTGTTACAACACGGCGCGGTCAGCCGCGAAACGGTATATGAAATGGCGCGCGGAGCAAAAGCGGTGGCGCAGGCGGATTATGCGCTGAGTATTTCCGGCATCGCGGGACCCGAGGGCGGCAGCAAGGACAAACCTGTCGGCACGGTTTGGTTCGGCTTGGTCACGCCGGTGAAAAACATCGAATGCACGGCTTTATTTGAAGGCGACCGTGAAAGTGTGCGCCGCCAAGCGGTGGATTTTGCGCTGAATCTGTTGGCTGGACATTTAACTGCAAATCAAACTGCCTGA